Within Saccharomonospora cyanea NA-134, the genomic segment TGGCGCACCGAGTCGCACGTCGTCGCCTGCGAGCCGCCGAAGGTGTTCGCGTGGGCGACGGTGGACCCCGACGGCCGGTTCGGCGGTGACGACGTCGACCCGGCCCAGCCGATGTCGACCTGGTACTTCGAACTCCAACCTCGGGACGGCGGCGTCCTGCTGCGACACGGCGTACGACTCGGTCCCGCCCGCTCGGGACTGACGCTGGCGATCGAGTCGAGGCCGGAGAAGAAGGACGCGATCGTCCGGTACCGCCTCGCCGAGCTCCGCACCGGCATGGAGGCCACCCTGCGGGGGATCAAGGACCTGGCGGAAGGCTGACCGGCACGCTCCACCGGCCCGGCACCCGCGGTTTCCGCGGTTTCCCCCGCCCCGGCGCGGGAACCCGACCGGGCGTGTCCCACGAAACCGACCGCCTTGAGCACGTCGCCGAGTCGTCGTTCGGCTGGTCGCTCAAGCCCGAGCAACTGGCCGCGATGGAGCCCCTCCTCCACGGCCACGACGTGCTCGCGGTGATGCCCACCGGATCCGGCAAGTCCGCCATCTACCAGGTGCCCACGGTGTTGCTCGACGGTCCGACGGTGGTGGTCTCGCCGCTGCTCGCTCTGCAGCGCGACCAGCTCGAACACCTCGACGACGCCGACGTGCCGGACGCCG encodes:
- a CDS encoding SRPBCC family protein, which encodes METACDIVVEADPGRLWELVTDIEVPARFSPELRRVRWLDGATGPALGARFEGHNRSEVLGEWRTESHVVACEPPKVFAWATVDPDGRFGGDDVDPAQPMSTWYFELQPRDGGVLLRHGVRLGPARSGLTLAIESRPEKKDAIVRYRLAELRTGMEATLRGIKDLAEG